The window AGAGCGTGACGAGGCGCTGCACGTGCGCCGCGCGCCACGGCGGCGGGCTGCGCGCCAGCAGCTGCAGCGCGAACAGGCCGCCCAGGCTGTGCGCCATCAGGATCGCGGGCCGCCCGCCGTTGGCCGCGCACGCCGACTCCACCAGCAGCCTGAGCCGCTGCAGGTACGCGCTGCCCACCTGCGACGGGTGCCCCGGCCCGGCCAGCCCGTACCGGAAGTCGTACGGCGCGCCGAACAGGTCGCGGCCCTCCTCGTAGCCGGCCTTCTCCTCCAGCGTGCTGGCCAGAGTGTTCATGTACCCCGTCAGGAGCCTGCATAGCACGCGTCAAAGTGTTCGTCACGTCAGGTCACGTCACCAACACTTGCAGCTGGTCACCATACTAAACTGCCCGAACGGAAAATGCTTATCGGAGGAGTACTCCTACTTGAGGTTGGGGTCGAGGTAACGGAGGGTGGAGGTGGAGCCGAAGTCGTTGACCCTGGTCTCGACGCCGGGCGCGTCGCGGTagtcgtcggcgtcggcgtcgtagGAGAGCGTCATCCGCTCGGCGAAGCACCTGGTGAGCGGCGCGACCAGCACGGAGGGGTCGAACCAGAGGCGGAACCAGCCGCCGCGGCCGCGCACGAGTGGCCACACCCGGCACACCAGGCTGGACGGCTTGTAGTCCTCCGTCAGCCGCGCCTCCAGCTGGTTGCCGCCCGCGCCCGGGATCAGCACCACCGGGTGCCGCTGCTGCTCCGCCACAGCGCCAGTCGTCCCGGCGCCCGCCCTCGCCACCGCCGACACGCACAAGGACGAGCCCAGCGACAGCATAACCACCATCGTCGTTGCCACTGCTGGCACGCGGGCCAGCGAAAGGCGCCTCCCCATTTGTCTCCTTGTTGCTTTTGGATCAGGTGGTCACTGCTACTTGTAACTCGTTGTGTGGTGACGACGGTGCTCTCGGAGCCTACTGACTGGCGACGCTACTTGGATCCTTTGGAGCCGCTGAAGAAGGCCATACGAGGGAGCGGTGACGGGAGTGGTTACGTCGTCCTTGCAGCAGTGGGTAGGCACGCACGCATCTAACCAGAGCATGCACGTCGGAATCGAGCTCGCGTCAGAGTAATTATACCGTGGTTATTTATGTGAGGACAGCGACTAATTCAATGCCCCTGTACCGTCACCTGTACGCGGTGCGTGTAGACTTGGAGGGCCCTGCTGTCGCCGGGTCTAGGGCGAGAGGCTGTCGCCTGTCGATCACGCGATCCCGGCGGTTGGGAAGCGTGTACCGGAGCACGTACCGGCTGCCTTTGCTCGCCGGACACGATCGGAGCGGCGGACGCGTACCGCGTACGTACGTGTGCTTTGCATAATTG of the Miscanthus floridulus cultivar M001 unplaced genomic scaffold, ASM1932011v1 fs_191_1_2, whole genome shotgun sequence genome contains:
- the LOC136530754 gene encoding lecithin-cholesterol acyltransferase-like 1, translated to MGRRLSLARVPAVATTMVVMLSLGSSLCVSAVARAGAGTTGAVAEQQRHPVVLIPGAGGNQLEARLTEDYKPSSLVCRVWPLVRGRGGWFRLWFDPSVLVAPLTRCFAERMTLSYDADADDYRDAPGVETRVNDFGSTSTLRYLDPNLKLLTGYMNTLASTLEEKAGYEEGRDLFGAPYDFRYGLAGPGHPSQVGSAYLQRLRLLVESACAANGGRPAILMAHSLGGLFALQLLARSPPPWRAAHVQRLVTLSTPWGGSVQEMLTFASGNTLGVPFVDASLIRDEQRTAESNLWLLPTPKVFGNTTLVVSRSHNRSYSAKNMTQFLRDIGFEVGVEPYRARIRPLVEALPEPGVPLTCLVGTGVDTVESLVYGDGGFDEDPEEVVYGDGDGTVNLASLVGPIKAWSDSPAQVVEVVELPKVSHSGMLNDKSALEQIIRIVDSINFNATSYHESS